One part of the Salinivirga cyanobacteriivorans genome encodes these proteins:
- a CDS encoding RNA polymerase sigma-70 factor — translation MEKSDKHIIKQIRKGDKTAFEHLFKTHYNELCNFANSFVKDPDEAEEIVQDVFYKLWQKRKQLIIQKNLRGYLFKTIRNKCTAYGRHLKIKQQYEQDPNTSHTPESPLELLEATQMENLFNQTLMQLPERCRKIFNLSREQGLKYREIAIELSISIKTVEADMGSTLKALREALKTAQK, via the coding sequence ATGGAAAAGTCTGACAAGCACATAATAAAACAAATAAGAAAAGGAGATAAAACAGCGTTTGAACACCTGTTTAAAACCCATTATAACGAGCTCTGCAACTTTGCAAATAGCTTTGTAAAAGATCCGGATGAAGCAGAGGAGATTGTGCAGGACGTTTTTTACAAATTGTGGCAAAAAAGAAAGCAGTTAATCATTCAAAAAAACCTCAGGGGATATCTATTCAAAACCATTCGCAACAAGTGTACAGCTTATGGCAGGCATCTTAAAATTAAACAGCAGTACGAGCAAGATCCAAACACAAGCCATACGCCGGAAAGCCCGCTTGAGTTACTGGAAGCCACACAAATGGAGAACCTATTTAACCAAACCCTGATGCAACTGCCCGAGCGGTGTCGTAAGATTTTTAATCTGAGCCGGGAACAGGGCCTAAAATACAGAGAAATTGCCATTGAATTATCCATATCAATCAAAACCGTTGAAGCAGATATGGGTAGTACCCTAAAAGCCCTAAGAGAAGCACTCAAAACAGCACAAAAATGA
- a CDS encoding toxin-antitoxin system YwqK family antitoxin, with protein sequence MGFRYMHKTVVALTLVFSSLALLAQEDAAVNHTDSRGLKQGLWKYYKYDTLVFENLRTDRFDTVVRKKLWKTGDYINGEKHGVWKIYTYNLRKKRPENTLVIGDLLYEVVLKNGVMNGPLKVYQKDGLKCLTMVHNDTINGLFVQFHPNGEMKYKGQIDQSQQFFEGTEFYDTGAKYRDRKFNTDIIINQSIDIDRVRRELEASE encoded by the coding sequence ATGGGTTTCAGATACATGCATAAAACTGTTGTAGCTTTAACGCTTGTATTTTCTTCACTTGCTTTGTTGGCACAGGAAGATGCCGCTGTGAACCATACAGATTCAAGAGGCCTGAAGCAAGGCCTTTGGAAGTATTATAAGTACGATACCCTGGTGTTTGAGAATCTTCGAACAGACAGGTTCGATACCGTTGTAAGGAAAAAGTTGTGGAAAACAGGAGATTATATAAATGGTGAAAAACATGGTGTTTGGAAGATTTACACCTATAACCTGAGGAAAAAACGACCGGAAAATACGCTGGTTATCGGAGATCTTTTGTATGAAGTGGTGTTGAAAAATGGTGTAATGAACGGACCTTTAAAAGTTTATCAAAAAGATGGATTAAAATGCTTAACAATGGTTCATAATGATACGATAAACGGGCTTTTTGTACAGTTTCATCCCAATGGGGAAATGAAGTATAAAGGTCAGATTGATCAAAGTCAACAGTTCTTCGAAGGCACTGAGTTTTATGATACTGGCGCAAAGTATCGCGATCGAAAATTCAATACCGACATCATAATCAATCAATCCATCGACATTGATAGGGTTAGGCGTGAGTTGGAAGCATCTGAGTGA
- a CDS encoding carboxypeptidase-like regulatory domain-containing protein, with product MKPKNSYKPLKASVMILLLIAVSAFQTIAQPATHTFEGKIIDKQTEDPKYYASVAIENTSIGTVTNSEGTFVLKLPETLMDANLVVSYIGYKNAVVPVKSLKKDKINTIAIESNSIQISEITATPKDPETIVKAMFRNIKEKYYSDPAMLEAFYRESVKERWKYQILAEAVVDIYKAPLGAIFGTDQVSIQKGRKKVNHSEIDTLLVKLRGGPRVLMYLDLIKNPSLILNEEYMKFYEYKLEDIVMVNNRAHYIVSFMQLPHVNFPLYNGKFYVDVEKLALKEAIFSMNMVNDLETQRRFIRKKPIGMIFEPLSANYHIRYENIDGKWLFDYARATVEFKCDYRRRLFKNKYTITSEMVITDRKFDNIQPFPRHHRFYSSDILSEEIDSFTNGDFWGSNNIIDPSSDIRKAVKQLIK from the coding sequence ATTGCCCAACCAGCAACACATACATTCGAGGGCAAAATTATAGACAAGCAAACAGAGGATCCTAAATATTATGCTTCGGTTGCTATAGAAAACACCAGCATTGGTACGGTAACCAACAGTGAGGGGACATTTGTTTTAAAACTACCAGAAACCCTCATGGATGCAAATCTTGTGGTCTCGTATATAGGTTATAAAAATGCTGTAGTGCCAGTTAAAAGCCTGAAAAAAGATAAAATTAATACCATTGCAATTGAATCCAACAGTATTCAGATATCTGAAATTACAGCCACGCCAAAAGACCCTGAAACCATTGTAAAGGCTATGTTTCGCAACATCAAAGAGAAATACTATTCGGACCCTGCAATGCTGGAAGCCTTTTATCGAGAAAGTGTAAAAGAGCGTTGGAAATACCAGATTTTGGCAGAAGCAGTGGTAGACATATATAAAGCTCCGTTGGGCGCCATATTTGGCACCGACCAGGTAAGTATTCAAAAAGGCCGTAAAAAAGTAAACCACAGCGAAATTGATACGCTTTTAGTAAAGCTGCGCGGCGGTCCAAGGGTTCTGATGTACCTCGACCTTATAAAAAACCCTTCACTTATTTTGAACGAGGAATACATGAAATTTTATGAATACAAGCTCGAAGATATTGTAATGGTAAATAACCGCGCACACTACATTGTATCATTTATGCAGCTTCCACATGTTAACTTCCCGCTTTATAATGGAAAGTTTTATGTCGATGTTGAAAAACTAGCACTTAAAGAAGCTATATTCTCCATGAATATGGTAAATGACCTTGAAACACAAAGGCGTTTTATCCGGAAAAAACCCATTGGGATGATCTTCGAACCATTATCTGCTAATTACCATATACGTTACGAAAATATAGATGGTAAATGGTTATTCGATTACGCCCGTGCTACCGTTGAGTTTAAATGCGACTACCGCAGGAGGCTCTTCAAAAACAAATACACCATTACATCTGAGATGGTTATTACAGACCGTAAGTTTGATAATATTCAGCCCTTCCCGCGTCATCACCGTTTTTACAGCAGCGACATACTCTCAGAAGAAATCGATAGTTTTACCAATGGTGACTTTTGGGGCAGCAATAACATTATTGACCCAAGTAGCGACATCAGAAAAGCCGTTAAGCAACTAATTAAGTAA
- a CDS encoding FISUMP domain-containing protein: protein MQQKHNLLTILMLALVSTLLIFTACEKDEDDEPITEEPTNSAPTCTITSPEDGAEFTQGETITIAVEAEDEDNNLEEVRFYVNDVGIGSASSFPYNFDWDTNEEEPGSFTIKAEAIDELQERTSYEISITLESSITGGTLTDNDGNVYSTVQIGDQEWMAENLKTTTYNDGTSIDLVTDNTAWYNNTTGAYCWYDNDQATYADTYGALYNWHAVNTGNLCPDGWHVPTDAEWTALEDYIGSDGHSGTEGTALKATSGWNNDGNGTDDYGFTAHPGGYRTSNGAFDNVGYYGLWWSATETNTYNAWRRYLYYSYSSVNRSSYSKEGGFSVRCLRD from the coding sequence ATGCAACAAAAACACAACCTTTTAACAATTTTAATGCTGGCTTTAGTAAGCACACTATTAATTTTCACAGCTTGTGAAAAAGATGAAGATGATGAGCCAATAACAGAAGAACCCACAAACAGCGCCCCAACATGCACCATAACCAGTCCGGAGGATGGTGCTGAATTTACACAAGGTGAAACCATTACAATTGCAGTGGAAGCAGAAGATGAGGATAATAATCTTGAAGAAGTACGTTTTTATGTAAATGATGTTGGCATAGGTTCAGCCAGCAGTTTTCCTTATAACTTTGATTGGGATACAAATGAAGAAGAACCTGGCTCGTTTACCATCAAGGCCGAGGCCATTGATGAATTACAGGAAAGAACATCGTATGAAATAAGTATTACATTAGAAAGTAGTATTACTGGTGGAACCCTAACCGACAATGACGGTAACGTTTATTCCACCGTTCAGATTGGTGACCAGGAATGGATGGCCGAAAACCTTAAAACCACCACTTACAACGATGGTACTTCCATTGATTTGGTTACAGATAATACTGCATGGTACAACAACACCACCGGAGCTTACTGCTGGTACGATAACGACCAAGCCACCTATGCCGATACTTACGGCGCACTGTATAACTGGCATGCTGTTAATACTGGCAACCTGTGTCCCGATGGCTGGCATGTCCCCACCGATGCGGAGTGGACAGCTTTGGAAGATTATATTGGTTCCGACGGGCATAGTGGAACTGAAGGAACTGCCTTAAAAGCTACTTCTGGTTGGAACAACGATGGAAACGGAACTGATGATTATGGTTTTACAGCCCATCCGGGAGGCTACCGTACCAGCAATGGAGCATTCGACAACGTTGGCTACTACGGTCTCTGGTGGAGTGCTACCGAGACCAATACCTACAATGCCTGGCGCCGGTACCTGTATTACAGTTACAGCTCTGTGAACCGGAGCAGCTACTCTAAGGAGGGTGGGTTTTCGGTGCGTTGCTTGAGGGATTAA
- a CDS encoding carboxypeptidase-like regulatory domain-containing protein → MILLLPVFANAQEKANDTLISLKLEQTNIRTVLDTISASSGYLFSYNSQYLNDTTKIDINVDSASIGDIIKLIANDREIQLVRKNQHIIIKKAPRKNYFTLTGSVKSNKEPLIAASVYFKNTFQGVITNADGEFVLKVQSQSKEDTLVFSHLGYYSMEIPLQEIENNHIDVTLKTHSIKLEEIIVSGASARTIVKKMMENLNAHYPKKDVAYTGFYREEVKRGNDYQYFSEAVLKVYKNNYQKTINTERIQRIQSRTIKSASKKDSVLLKIKSGLRTSLYLDVVRNRPSFMHPLTLEHYTYKIERTSYINGEMVYIINFNPIAGTKVRYQGQMVINAENFALEGVDFAYAESRKDALEELVSKRSRGVKKKFNQASYKVRYKRIGNTWYLQRTETLLSVKVKKSGNWFYKPYTSQTAFYVVNTDTTNIQKPRRRESINPSVIFSDETFDYTPEFWGQYDYFKPSDKVINDLKKIEQIERAVSQGMD, encoded by the coding sequence TTGATTTTGCTTTTACCGGTATTTGCCAATGCCCAGGAAAAAGCAAACGATACGCTTATTTCATTAAAACTTGAGCAAACTAACATACGTACTGTGCTGGATACCATTTCAGCATCTTCGGGTTATCTGTTTTCATACAACAGCCAATACCTGAACGATACTACAAAAATTGATATTAACGTTGATAGTGCTTCTATTGGCGATATCATAAAACTCATAGCAAACGACCGCGAGATACAATTGGTTCGAAAAAACCAGCACATCATCATAAAAAAAGCGCCCCGGAAAAATTATTTTACCCTTACCGGGTCGGTCAAGAGCAACAAAGAACCCTTAATTGCAGCTTCGGTATATTTTAAAAATACCTTTCAGGGCGTAATCACCAATGCCGATGGTGAATTTGTACTTAAAGTACAATCGCAATCTAAGGAAGACACCCTTGTATTCTCGCACCTTGGTTATTACAGCATGGAAATTCCTTTACAGGAAATTGAGAACAACCACATTGATGTGACGCTTAAAACACACAGCATTAAGCTGGAAGAAATCATTGTCAGTGGTGCCAGTGCCCGGACAATTGTCAAAAAAATGATGGAAAATCTGAATGCTCACTATCCGAAAAAAGATGTGGCCTACACTGGTTTTTATCGCGAAGAGGTAAAGCGGGGCAACGATTACCAGTATTTTTCAGAAGCAGTGCTGAAGGTTTATAAAAACAATTACCAAAAAACGATTAACACAGAGCGCATCCAGCGTATACAGAGCCGCACCATAAAATCGGCCAGTAAAAAAGACTCGGTTTTGCTAAAAATTAAATCAGGGCTGCGCACATCACTCTACCTCGATGTGGTACGTAACAGGCCCTCGTTCATGCATCCGCTTACCCTCGAACATTACACCTACAAAATAGAACGCACTTCATATATCAATGGCGAGATGGTGTACATCATTAATTTCAATCCCATTGCAGGAACTAAAGTACGTTACCAGGGCCAGATGGTAATTAATGCAGAAAACTTCGCCCTCGAAGGCGTAGACTTTGCCTATGCCGAATCCCGTAAAGATGCCCTCGAAGAACTGGTATCGAAACGTTCCCGGGGTGTAAAGAAAAAATTCAACCAGGCCAGTTACAAAGTGCGCTATAAACGAATCGGAAACACCTGGTACCTGCAACGCACTGAAACGCTACTCTCTGTAAAGGTTAAAAAAAGCGGCAACTGGTTTTATAAACCCTACACCTCACAAACGGCCTTTTATGTGGTCAATACCGACACCACAAACATACAGAAACCAAGGAGGCGTGAATCGATTAATCCGAGCGTAATTTTTTCTGATGAAACTTTTGATTACACCCCCGAATTTTGGGGACAATATGACTACTTTAAACCTTCAGACAAAGTAATCAATGATCTTAAGAAAATTGAGCAGATTGAACGTGCTGTTTCACAAGGCATGGATTAA
- a CDS encoding glycoside hydrolase family 3 N-terminal domain-containing protein gives MKHISIIFSVLFISVSVIGQTIDQQADSILNLMTIEEKIGQMTQVERNALIIDQDIATYSIGSLLSGGGSSPEPNTQESWANMYDNYQGIALQSNLGIPMIYGIDAVHGHNNVQGAVIFPHNIGMGCTWNTELIKTANEIVASEVAATGIDWTFAPCIAVARNERWGRTYEGFGETPEIQKLMAEASVLGLQGTDLSLNETILACAKHYVGDGGTADGIDQGNTQMSEDSLRQIHMQGYIDAIDAGVGTVMASFNSWNGEKLHGHDYLLTDVLKNELGFEGFVISDWAGVDQIDEDYRTAIKRAINAGIDMVMVPDRYEVFISHLTSLVNDGEVSETRIDDAVLRILKQKLLLDLFENPYSDNATAGDFGSQAHRDVARQVVRESMVLLNAKNDVLPLQKNGQNILVAGELAADLGAQCGGWTISWQGNNGDITTGTNILTGINNLAETSTITYAPDGNYSTAPDVAVVVVGEKTPYAEGQGDRTSLNLGETDIQLMKKLKKAGIPTVAVLISGRPMIFGELLPYTDAVLAAWYPGTEGDGVAEVLYGDYQPSGMLTHSWPKAMWQVPVNFGDNLYDPLFAYKHGLQEFPASAGAAELLAYAATTYNGGDSIILTLSDEITTMNATLSDFTIEIDGVTIPDMLGGVSIAGYDESALVFTLNTLIEPGQKITISYSGNNITASDLVLGNFDGFYVHNAVGGTGIWYAVPGRLEAEHFFEMEGIQTEACSDVGGGENVGYIDPGDWMKYKIQVAESGFYTITGRLAGYSNGTLLIRFNDTIETGIDYTATDGWQTWQDFSTWDYLEAGTYTMEVIAQTNALNINYFDFELYETGIDQPVAHIQNITVYPNPVSNNVTVDFSNTLSHQASIKLIDATGKYVEELYHGSLTRGDNSFTFRVNEALPEGIYFIEIKDGVRRYFEKIIKQ, from the coding sequence ATGAAACATATTTCTATAATTTTTTCGGTTCTTTTTATTAGCGTTAGCGTTATTGGCCAGACCATAGATCAACAGGCAGACAGTATTTTAAACTTAATGACCATTGAAGAGAAAATCGGGCAAATGACTCAGGTGGAGCGCAATGCACTGATCATCGATCAGGACATTGCTACCTACAGCATTGGTTCGCTGCTGAGTGGGGGTGGTTCGTCGCCGGAACCCAACACCCAGGAGAGTTGGGCCAATATGTACGACAATTATCAGGGCATAGCACTGCAAAGCAACCTGGGCATTCCCATGATTTATGGTATAGATGCCGTACATGGGCACAATAATGTTCAGGGAGCCGTTATTTTTCCACACAACATCGGTATGGGTTGTACCTGGAATACAGAACTGATAAAAACAGCAAATGAAATTGTGGCCAGTGAGGTGGCAGCAACAGGTATTGACTGGACTTTTGCACCCTGTATAGCCGTGGCACGTAACGAGCGTTGGGGCCGAACCTATGAGGGTTTTGGCGAAACACCCGAAATACAAAAACTCATGGCTGAAGCATCGGTACTTGGATTGCAAGGCACTGATCTGAGCCTGAACGAGACTATATTGGCCTGCGCCAAGCACTATGTAGGCGATGGCGGTACCGCCGACGGTATTGACCAGGGCAACACCCAAATGTCTGAAGACTCATTGCGGCAAATTCACATGCAGGGCTACATCGATGCCATTGATGCTGGTGTAGGCACTGTAATGGCTTCATTCAACAGCTGGAATGGCGAAAAACTTCACGGCCACGATTACCTTTTGACCGATGTGTTAAAAAACGAACTGGGTTTCGAAGGCTTTGTCATTTCTGACTGGGCCGGGGTGGACCAGATCGATGAGGATTATCGGACTGCCATAAAAAGGGCCATCAATGCAGGTATCGATATGGTGATGGTTCCAGACCGTTACGAGGTATTCATAAGCCATTTGACCAGTCTGGTTAACGATGGAGAGGTAAGTGAAACCCGTATAGACGATGCTGTGCTGCGTATACTTAAGCAAAAATTATTACTCGACCTGTTTGAAAATCCTTATTCAGATAATGCAACAGCCGGCGATTTCGGGTCACAGGCGCACAGAGATGTGGCCCGCCAGGTGGTGCGCGAATCCATGGTATTGTTGAATGCCAAAAATGATGTTTTACCATTGCAAAAAAATGGTCAAAATATTTTAGTAGCCGGTGAGTTGGCTGCTGATCTTGGCGCACAATGCGGCGGATGGACCATCTCATGGCAGGGAAATAACGGCGATATTACTACAGGTACCAATATTTTGACCGGTATAAATAACCTCGCAGAAACCAGCACCATAACCTATGCCCCCGATGGGAACTACAGTACAGCTCCTGATGTGGCTGTGGTAGTGGTGGGCGAAAAAACACCCTATGCCGAAGGCCAGGGTGACCGCACATCGTTAAATCTCGGTGAAACCGATATTCAATTGATGAAAAAACTCAAAAAAGCTGGAATTCCTACTGTGGCTGTACTCATTTCAGGTCGGCCAATGATTTTTGGCGAATTGTTACCTTATACCGATGCGGTTTTGGCAGCCTGGTATCCCGGCACAGAAGGCGACGGTGTTGCCGAAGTGCTGTACGGCGATTATCAACCCTCGGGTATGCTGACGCACTCCTGGCCCAAAGCCATGTGGCAGGTACCTGTCAATTTTGGCGATAACCTGTATGATCCCCTGTTTGCGTATAAACATGGTCTGCAAGAATTTCCTGCCAGTGCCGGAGCAGCTGAACTATTGGCTTATGCAGCCACTACATACAATGGTGGTGATTCAATAATATTGACGCTTTCAGATGAAATTACAACCATGAATGCCACGCTTTCTGATTTTACTATTGAGATTGACGGTGTTACGATTCCCGACATGTTGGGCGGTGTAAGTATTGCCGGGTATGATGAGAGTGCACTCGTGTTCACGTTAAATACACTGATTGAACCCGGACAAAAAATAACCATATCTTATTCCGGTAACAATATTACTGCTTCGGATCTTGTACTTGGCAATTTCGATGGATTTTATGTGCATAATGCCGTAGGAGGTACTGGTATTTGGTATGCTGTCCCGGGCAGACTTGAAGCTGAACATTTCTTTGAAATGGAAGGTATACAGACCGAAGCATGTTCAGACGTGGGTGGCGGTGAAAATGTAGGCTACATTGACCCGGGCGATTGGATGAAGTATAAAATTCAGGTTGCTGAATCAGGTTTTTATACCATCACCGGCCGCTTGGCGGGATATTCAAATGGTACATTACTCATAAGATTTAACGACACTATAGAAACCGGAATTGATTACACTGCTACCGATGGCTGGCAAACCTGGCAGGACTTTTCAACCTGGGATTATCTGGAAGCTGGTACTTACACCATGGAGGTGATTGCACAAACCAATGCTTTAAATATCAATTATTTCGATTTTGAATTGTACGAAACCGGAATTGATCAACCTGTTGCCCACATACAGAATATTACGGTTTATCCTAATCCTGTAAGCAACAATGTGACAGTAGATTTTTCAAATACACTCAGTCACCAGGCTTCCATCAAACTTATTGATGCAACAGGTAAGTACGTTGAAGAGCTTTACCATGGAAGTTTAACCCGGGGCGATAACAGCTTTACATTTCGTGTAAATGAAGCTTTGCCGGAAGGCATTTATTTTATTGAAATAAAGGATGGTGTCAGAAGGTATTTTGAGAAAATAATAAAGCAATAA
- a CDS encoding GIY-YIG nuclease family protein: protein MWYYVYVLKSQKDGKFYTGYTKDLKLRFEQHTNGEVSSTKDRRPLVLIYFEGCLNQQDATHREKYLKTHHGKMFLGNRLKSYLTG, encoded by the coding sequence ATGTGGTACTATGTTTATGTTTTAAAAAGCCAAAAGGATGGCAAATTTTACACTGGCTATACAAAAGATTTGAAATTACGATTTGAGCAACATACTAATGGGGAAGTGTCTTCCACCAAAGATAGAAGGCCTTTAGTTCTGATTTACTTTGAAGGATGTTTAAACCAACAAGATGCTACTCACCGTGAGAAATATTTGAAAACCCATCATGGTAAAATGTTTCTTGGCAATCGGCTCAAATCGTATTTAACAGGGTGA
- a CDS encoding reverse transcriptase/maturase family protein, which translates to MFRAYFDARKNKRNTINQLVFEKCLESNIFELVNEVLKYQYIPKSSICFIVNNPVKREIFAADFRDRVIHHFIYNYISPVFEKTFINDSYSCRLGKGTHYGIKRIDHFIRSCSQNYTKDCYILKLDIRGYFMAMNKKLLFQKAKQELIKQKNKLSFDLPLVLYLIEKTIFNDPTKNCIVKGQKSNWQHLPTDKSLFHAKRNCGLPIGNLTSQLFGNVYLNEFDHWVKKELGIKYYGRYVDDFVLIHENKGYLKFLIPILSNFLHSTLKLDLHPRKIYLQHYTKGVKYLGAMIKPHRIYLGNRTKGNFYNTLQQYNQIIARRTPDKDDIQAFQSSMNSYLGIAKHYKTRKIRKKLIFQHMDNRCWQYVYLLNYDKFVIKPKSRNAVNYVG; encoded by the coding sequence ATGTTCCGGGCATATTTCGATGCACGTAAAAATAAAAGGAATACGATTAACCAACTTGTTTTCGAGAAATGCCTTGAATCCAATATTTTTGAACTTGTCAATGAAGTATTAAAATATCAATACATACCAAAATCGTCCATTTGCTTTATCGTGAACAACCCTGTAAAACGAGAAATTTTTGCGGCAGATTTTCGCGACAGGGTTATCCATCATTTTATTTACAATTATATATCCCCTGTTTTCGAAAAAACCTTTATAAATGACAGCTATAGCTGTCGTTTGGGCAAAGGAACACATTATGGCATAAAACGCATTGACCATTTTATCCGTTCCTGCTCTCAAAATTATACGAAAGATTGCTATATCCTAAAACTCGACATTAGAGGCTATTTTATGGCTATGAACAAAAAACTGCTGTTTCAAAAAGCCAAGCAGGAACTCATTAAGCAAAAAAATAAACTCAGTTTTGATTTGCCACTTGTGCTTTACCTCATTGAAAAAACCATTTTTAACGATCCCACAAAAAATTGCATCGTAAAAGGACAAAAATCCAACTGGCAGCATTTACCCACAGACAAAAGCCTATTCCATGCAAAAAGGAATTGTGGCCTGCCCATTGGTAACCTAACATCTCAATTGTTTGGCAATGTGTACCTCAATGAATTTGACCACTGGGTTAAAAAAGAACTGGGCATAAAATATTACGGCCGCTATGTTGATGATTTTGTGTTGATACACGAAAACAAAGGCTATTTGAAATTTTTAATACCAATACTTTCAAACTTTTTGCATTCAACTTTAAAACTCGATTTACATCCGCGCAAAATATACCTGCAACATTACACCAAAGGCGTAAAATACCTTGGTGCCATGATCAAACCGCACCGAATATACTTAGGCAACCGCACCAAAGGCAATTTTTACAATACGCTACAGCAGTATAACCAAATAATTGCCCGGCGCACACCGGATAAAGATGACATACAGGCATTTCAAAGCAGCATGAATTCTTATCTTGGGATTGCCAAGCATTACAAAACCCGTAAAATACGCAAAAAACTTATTTTTCAACACATGGACAACCGCTGTTGGCAATACGTTTATTTGTTGAATTACGACAAATTTGTTATAAAACCCAAAAGCAGGAACGCAGTTAATTACGTTGGGTAA
- a CDS encoding four helix bundle protein: MRIERFEDIIAWKKSKELTVQVYQLFENSKDFGFKDQIQRASVSIMNNIAEGFERKTNNEFKQFFVYCQRFMR; encoded by the coding sequence ATGAGGATTGAACGGTTTGAGGATATTATTGCATGGAAAAAATCAAAAGAACTTACGGTTCAGGTATATCAATTATTTGAAAACAGTAAGGATTTTGGTTTTAAAGACCAGATACAAAGAGCATCTGTTTCTATAATGAATAACATTGCCGAAGGTTTTGAACGAAAAACAAATAATGAGTTTAAACAGTTTTTTGTTTATTGCCAAAGGTTCATGCGGTGA
- a CDS encoding FecR family protein → MNDAFYIQAARFLSGELNSSEHEAFVAQINQNQELNKEFQTIAQYWNKMDDQKSTRFDSEQAWSKLEHRIANQQDEKRKKFIKAPKMAIAAAIILGFGLLTLLVAYFLPGHNQIRYVAEQRMEITLPDNSTVILKKGSELTLDERFNKKTRNTNLKGQAWFDVAANDNKPFIIEAARTKIEVVGTAFSVDSRPNRPDLIIVKSGTVKVKHKYTAGSMLLQADEYAEADKKSLYAITKVNPNYLSWALQDFYFSNATLDFVATKLEEAFGKNVVFADSSIGKMQISATFKNQSLKEIVDIISETHNLQYNFADENVVLKQRN, encoded by the coding sequence ATGAATGATGCATTTTATATACAAGCTGCCCGTTTCCTGTCCGGAGAGTTAAATTCTTCTGAACATGAAGCGTTTGTAGCGCAAATAAACCAAAACCAGGAACTCAATAAAGAGTTTCAGACAATAGCACAATACTGGAATAAAATGGATGATCAAAAATCAACCCGGTTCGATTCTGAGCAAGCATGGAGCAAACTGGAACACAGAATAGCCAACCAGCAGGATGAAAAACGTAAAAAATTCATCAAAGCACCCAAAATGGCCATTGCCGCTGCCATAATTTTGGGATTTGGGCTCCTGACACTGTTAGTGGCCTATTTTCTGCCCGGACATAACCAAATACGCTATGTGGCAGAACAACGCATGGAAATAACCCTGCCTGACAACAGTACTGTTATTTTGAAAAAAGGCAGCGAACTTACACTCGATGAACGGTTCAATAAAAAAACACGCAATACCAACCTTAAAGGCCAGGCATGGTTCGATGTGGCAGCCAATGATAATAAACCCTTTATAATTGAGGCAGCCAGAACAAAAATTGAGGTGGTAGGGACTGCTTTCAGTGTGGATTCCCGCCCTAACAGACCAGACCTTATTATCGTAAAATCGGGCACCGTAAAAGTAAAACATAAATATACTGCAGGCAGCATGTTATTGCAGGCCGATGAATATGCCGAAGCAGACAAGAAAAGTTTGTATGCCATTACAAAAGTTAATCCCAATTACCTAAGCTGGGCCCTGCAGGACTTCTATTTTTCAAATGCCACGCTGGACTTTGTAGCCACAAAACTGGAAGAAGCATTTGGTAAAAATGTGGTTTTCGCTGATTCATCAATTGGAAAAATGCAAATATCTGCTACCTTTAAAAATCAATCCCTGAAAGAAATTGTTGACATTATTTCTGAAACACACAATCTGCAATACAACTTTGCCGATGAAAATGTGGTACTAAAACAGAGGAATTGA